In Pyxidicoccus trucidator, a single genomic region encodes these proteins:
- a CDS encoding DUF1501 domain-containing protein, with product MKLTRRKLFELAFGAAHLGLMTRFGLPVASAQTTAGRPTKLLGIWLDGGLHWETFFSPLTRAGINKFIPAPQGGIIPFGYRPEQVENFDRSPVDLDAPGAVRKLRGPIFWNWANPADTRELNPASGNTQNFRPWGYAWADPTYRLFDKAALLVGADQNTAAHTSGIIASMCGVAGSNFRSPSVQAVIANAMSRRFPDRPIPNVSLGGTLPGAFGLPALANPTVLHSATSVEPTLSDKRDSAWKGLRARSDVPDVAFDGSALPGTVPATAVDAALLKALRQERGVSSIGTDAMLEQLYDTYKGASRTVRRDILSVLANTPSWEKLKADPAYPVDWSACIGYADSCGTGASMGNYAFALQLLKSDLVSSVNLRASSFSNNTFDTHSANGPQMHTNHLRIALEMVGRLCLEMSLTPSRADPSRTLLDETLVYVYSDFGRTFPKQGSDHHPATCAILVGGGIQGNQMLGGYDETMNGSPMGAPVALVEESGERVMRAPRSQDIAATVLRAFGLEPGRDFFIPGGYGVYDGVVRG from the coding sequence ATGAAGCTCACTCGTCGCAAGCTGTTCGAGCTGGCCTTCGGGGCCGCTCACCTCGGACTCATGACGCGCTTCGGGCTGCCGGTGGCGTCGGCGCAGACGACCGCGGGACGGCCGACCAAGCTCCTGGGCATCTGGCTGGATGGAGGGCTCCACTGGGAGACCTTCTTCTCGCCGCTGACTCGCGCGGGCATCAACAAGTTCATCCCCGCGCCCCAGGGCGGCATCATCCCCTTCGGCTACCGGCCCGAGCAGGTGGAGAACTTCGACCGCTCCCCGGTGGACCTGGACGCGCCTGGCGCCGTGCGGAAGTTGCGCGGCCCCATCTTCTGGAACTGGGCGAACCCGGCCGACACGAGGGAGCTGAATCCCGCGTCGGGGAACACGCAGAACTTCCGGCCCTGGGGCTACGCCTGGGCAGACCCCACGTACAGGCTCTTCGACAAGGCCGCGTTGCTCGTGGGGGCGGACCAGAACACGGCCGCGCATACGAGCGGCATCATCGCGAGCATGTGCGGTGTTGCGGGCTCGAACTTCCGGTCTCCGTCGGTGCAGGCGGTCATCGCCAACGCGATGTCCCGGCGCTTCCCGGACCGGCCCATTCCCAATGTCAGCCTGGGCGGCACGCTGCCGGGCGCGTTCGGGCTGCCCGCGCTCGCGAACCCCACGGTGCTGCACTCCGCGACCTCGGTGGAGCCGACGCTGTCCGACAAGCGCGACAGCGCCTGGAAGGGGCTTCGGGCACGGAGCGACGTGCCCGATGTCGCCTTCGACGGCTCGGCGCTCCCAGGCACGGTGCCCGCTACCGCGGTGGATGCGGCGCTGCTCAAGGCACTGCGCCAGGAGCGGGGCGTGTCCAGCATCGGCACGGACGCGATGCTCGAGCAGCTCTACGACACGTACAAGGGCGCGAGCCGGACGGTGCGCCGGGACATCCTGTCGGTGCTGGCCAACACGCCGTCCTGGGAGAAGCTCAAGGCCGACCCGGCCTACCCCGTGGACTGGTCTGCCTGCATCGGCTACGCGGACTCGTGCGGCACGGGCGCGTCGATGGGGAACTACGCCTTCGCGCTGCAGTTGCTGAAGTCGGACCTGGTGTCGTCGGTGAACCTGCGGGCCTCCAGCTTCTCCAACAACACCTTCGACACCCACAGCGCGAACGGGCCGCAGATGCACACCAACCACCTGCGCATCGCGCTGGAGATGGTGGGGCGGCTGTGCCTCGAGATGAGCCTGACGCCGAGCCGGGCCGACCCGTCCCGGACGCTGCTGGACGAGACGCTGGTGTACGTCTACAGCGACTTCGGGCGGACCTTCCCGAAGCAGGGGAGTGACCACCACCCGGCGACGTGCGCCATCCTCGTGGGCGGCGGCATCCAGGGGAACCAGATGCTCGGCGGGTACGACGAGACGATGAACGGCTCTCCCATGGGCGCGCCGGTGGCGCTGGTGGAGGAGTCCGGAGAGCGGGTGATGCGCGCGCCGCGCTCCCAGGACATCGCGGCGACGGTCCTCCGGGCCTTCGGGCTGGAGCCGGGGAGGGACTTCTTCATCCCCGGCGGCTACGGCGTCTATGACGGCGTCGTGAGGGGCTGA
- a CDS encoding deoxyhypusine synthase family protein, protein MNIRDFCRTHFRHFNAAALVDAADGYVRHVEAGGKMLVTLAGAMSTAELGISLAELIRSDKVHAICCTGANLEEDIFNLVAHAFYERVPHYRDLTPRDEQALLERHMNRVTDTCIPEMEAMRRIEAVILEEWCSADRDGRRHFPHEFLYRVLRSGKLAGSYQIDPRNSWLLAACEKDLPIWVPGWEDSTLGNMYAGHCIAGDVKSVHTVRGGIEYMTTLAAWYTETAPRAPIGFFQIGGGIAGDFPICVVPMLHQDLRREGVPLWAYFCQISDSTTSYGSYSGAVPNEKITWGKLGIDTPKFVVESDASIVAPLIFAYVLGQ, encoded by the coding sequence TTGAACATCAGGGACTTCTGCCGGACCCACTTCAGGCACTTCAACGCAGCGGCACTGGTCGACGCGGCTGACGGCTACGTCCGGCACGTGGAGGCTGGCGGAAAGATGCTCGTCACGCTCGCGGGCGCGATGAGCACGGCGGAATTGGGCATCTCCCTGGCGGAGCTGATTCGGAGCGACAAGGTCCACGCCATCTGCTGCACGGGCGCGAACCTGGAGGAGGACATCTTCAACCTCGTCGCCCATGCGTTCTACGAGCGGGTGCCCCACTACCGCGACCTCACGCCCAGGGACGAGCAGGCGCTGCTCGAACGGCACATGAACCGGGTGACGGACACCTGCATCCCGGAGATGGAGGCCATGCGTCGCATCGAAGCCGTCATCCTGGAGGAGTGGTGCTCGGCGGACCGGGACGGACGCCGGCACTTCCCCCACGAGTTCCTCTACCGCGTGCTCCGGAGCGGCAAGCTGGCCGGGAGCTACCAGATCGACCCCAGGAATAGCTGGCTGCTCGCGGCCTGCGAGAAGGACCTGCCCATCTGGGTACCGGGCTGGGAGGACTCCACTCTGGGCAACATGTACGCGGGACACTGCATCGCCGGGGACGTGAAGAGCGTCCACACCGTCCGCGGTGGCATCGAGTACATGACCACGCTCGCGGCCTGGTACACGGAGACCGCGCCCCGCGCGCCCATCGGCTTCTTCCAGATTGGCGGCGGCATCGCCGGGGACTTCCCCATCTGCGTGGTGCCCATGCTGCACCAGGACCTCCGGCGCGAGGGCGTCCCGTTGTGGGCGTACTTCTGCCAGATCAGCGATTCCACGACGAGCTACGGCTCGTACTCCGGCGCGGTGCCCAACGAGAAGATCACCTGGGGCAAGCTCGGCATCGACACGCCGAAGTTCGTCGTGGAGAGCGATGCGTCCATCGTCGCACCGCTCATCTTCGCGTACGTCCTCGGCCAGTGA
- a CDS encoding oxygenase MpaB family protein has product MNRFALRDHTDRLDAGTQYEEIVRVLATQEFPWDITQALSFALFRTYAVPSIGVLLHETGEFNQRTQKRYDDTVLILDAILEHGISSQPGRSAFRRMNQMHGAYDISNDDMRYVLSTFVVTPVRWLADFGWRSFTPNEVTAWTNYYRAVGRHMGIQDIPDTYDAFVALMDGYESTHFAFDARSRAVADSTLDLLATFPPSNLAPKRLVTLFARTLMERELLDAFHYPHPSALSRTVFRLALKARGKFVRYALSPRSTPLFGRERSHIRSYPNGCPVEQLGTFPKTCPVSHGAATAGPEHRAAPKVGS; this is encoded by the coding sequence ATGAACCGCTTTGCACTACGCGACCACACCGACCGCCTCGACGCAGGGACGCAGTACGAGGAAATCGTCCGCGTCCTCGCCACCCAGGAGTTCCCCTGGGACATCACCCAGGCGCTCAGCTTCGCGCTGTTCCGCACCTACGCGGTGCCGAGCATCGGCGTGCTCCTGCACGAGACGGGGGAGTTCAACCAGCGCACCCAGAAGCGCTACGACGACACCGTGCTCATCCTCGACGCAATCCTCGAGCACGGCATCTCCAGCCAGCCCGGCAGGAGTGCCTTCCGGCGCATGAACCAGATGCACGGCGCCTATGACATCTCCAATGATGACATGCGCTACGTGCTCTCCACCTTCGTGGTGACGCCGGTGCGCTGGCTCGCGGACTTCGGCTGGCGTTCGTTCACCCCGAACGAGGTGACGGCGTGGACGAACTACTACCGCGCCGTCGGTCGTCACATGGGCATCCAGGACATCCCGGACACCTACGACGCGTTCGTCGCGCTCATGGACGGCTACGAGTCAACGCACTTCGCCTTCGATGCTCGCAGCCGGGCTGTCGCTGACTCCACGCTCGACCTGCTGGCCACCTTTCCTCCCTCGAATCTGGCGCCGAAGCGACTGGTCACGCTGTTCGCGCGCACGCTCATGGAGCGCGAGCTGCTCGACGCGTTCCACTACCCCCACCCCTCCGCCCTCAGCCGGACGGTGTTCCGCCTGGCGCTCAAGGCCCGTGGGAAGTTCGTGCGCTACGCGCTGTCACCGAGAAGCACGCCGCTCTTCGGTAGAGAGCGCTCCCACATTCGCAGCTACCCGAATGGCTGCCCCGTCGAGCAGCTGGGAACCTTCCCGAAGACCTGCCCTGTGAGCCACGGCGCCGCCACGGCGGGCCCTGAGCACCGGGCCGCGCCGAAGGTCGGTTCCTGA
- a CDS encoding site-specific recombinase yields MAISLSPAPGLGPMCTPPTSEELLALYTETPEGSALLSELHALLASASALTPLAERLAWLEQLVRWLRADGAVPSRRGLLAPVESVGSSRLRLLVEMLTQVPAWREAVREVLSTALAETSALRLLSEPGLSTGRGLLGDLVSRLGQRVMLAVDDERELAAWVWRLLPAADDATWLEELAEEHVSALCELLGPGCFAPLEAAVEDAVAVLASRASALGLAGDVLSRLPPAPLAQSVFIHLPRACEALRVAVRAGASGQALARERVACAEVIAGCRAATRAVLHHLHAHAVDTDLVYRLELLGHVLDRLEALLWLLAPDGSRALPCASVRLLSSLVRANAQGRSIAGLFRGSVRCISRRIFEHTGEVGRHYITTSPDDYHRLVSAAAGGGLITTATAALKLLIGFAALPLFFQGLAASANYALSFLLIQLLGFTLATKQPSMTGAALAASLDVKAGDKGMRSLVAHLACITRSQLASVFGNLGAVVTTATFVGIALQALQGQSLLTRHEAEYVVHSMHPFRSGTLFFAALTGVLLWCASVFGGWLENWVHYRRVPEALARHPGVIHLLGETRARKLGSGLARHACGLGANVALGLLLGMTPAVSSFFGLPLDVRHVTLSAGTLTYAGAALGPERLLTPDFLWAVVGLIMVGGINLGVSFALGLAAAVRARGLEPVGILQLGRVVLAGGIRSLSDFVLPPQPLLPAGRPASPLAVRSAARLRTAHRPRQEDAARH; encoded by the coding sequence ATGGCCATCAGCCTCTCCCCTGCTCCGGGCCTCGGGCCCATGTGCACGCCGCCCACCTCCGAAGAGCTGCTGGCGCTCTACACGGAGACTCCCGAAGGAAGCGCGCTGCTGTCCGAGCTGCACGCGCTGCTGGCCTCAGCCTCCGCGCTGACGCCGCTGGCGGAGCGCCTGGCCTGGCTGGAGCAGCTCGTGCGCTGGCTCCGGGCAGACGGGGCCGTGCCTTCCCGGCGCGGGCTGTTGGCTCCGGTGGAGTCCGTGGGCTCCTCGCGACTGCGGCTGCTGGTGGAGATGCTCACGCAAGTCCCCGCATGGCGCGAGGCCGTGCGGGAGGTCCTCTCCACCGCGCTCGCCGAGACCTCCGCGCTGAGGCTGCTCTCCGAGCCGGGGCTGTCCACCGGCCGGGGCCTGCTGGGAGACCTGGTGTCCCGGCTCGGCCAACGGGTGATGCTGGCGGTGGATGATGAGCGGGAGCTGGCGGCATGGGTCTGGCGGTTGCTCCCCGCCGCCGACGACGCGACCTGGCTGGAGGAGCTGGCCGAGGAGCACGTGTCCGCGCTGTGCGAGCTGCTGGGCCCCGGCTGCTTCGCCCCGCTGGAGGCGGCGGTGGAGGACGCGGTGGCGGTGCTCGCCTCGCGCGCCAGCGCCCTCGGCCTCGCGGGTGACGTGCTGTCGCGACTCCCGCCAGCGCCCCTCGCGCAGTCGGTCTTCATCCACCTGCCGCGCGCCTGTGAAGCGCTGCGCGTCGCGGTGCGGGCCGGCGCCAGTGGACAGGCGCTGGCGCGGGAGCGTGTGGCCTGTGCCGAGGTCATCGCCGGTTGCCGCGCCGCCACGCGGGCGGTGCTGCACCACCTGCATGCGCACGCGGTGGACACCGACCTCGTCTACCGGCTGGAGCTGCTCGGCCACGTGCTGGACCGGCTGGAGGCGCTGCTGTGGCTGCTCGCGCCGGACGGCTCGCGGGCCCTGCCGTGTGCCTCGGTCCGGCTGCTGTCCTCGCTGGTGCGAGCGAATGCGCAGGGGCGCAGCATCGCCGGGCTGTTCCGCGGCAGCGTGCGCTGCATCTCTCGGCGCATCTTCGAGCACACCGGCGAGGTGGGCCGCCACTACATCACCACGAGCCCGGACGACTATCACCGGCTGGTGAGCGCGGCGGCGGGCGGTGGGCTGATCACCACGGCCACCGCGGCGCTCAAGCTGCTCATCGGCTTCGCGGCGCTGCCGCTCTTCTTCCAGGGCCTGGCGGCCTCCGCCAACTACGCGCTCAGCTTCCTGCTCATCCAACTGCTGGGCTTCACGCTGGCCACCAAGCAGCCCTCCATGACGGGCGCGGCCCTGGCGGCCTCGCTGGACGTGAAGGCGGGCGACAAGGGCATGCGCAGCCTCGTGGCGCACCTGGCCTGCATCACCCGCTCCCAGCTGGCATCGGTCTTCGGCAACCTGGGCGCCGTGGTGACGACGGCCACCTTCGTGGGCATCGCCCTCCAGGCGCTCCAGGGCCAGTCGCTGCTGACGCGGCACGAAGCGGAGTACGTGGTGCACTCGATGCACCCGTTCCGCAGCGGCACGCTGTTCTTCGCCGCGCTCACCGGGGTGCTGCTCTGGTGCGCCAGTGTCTTCGGCGGCTGGCTGGAGAACTGGGTGCACTACCGGCGGGTGCCGGAGGCGCTCGCGCGCCATCCCGGCGTCATCCACCTGCTGGGGGAGACCCGGGCACGGAAGCTGGGCTCCGGGCTCGCGCGCCACGCCTGTGGCCTGGGCGCCAACGTCGCCCTGGGGCTCCTGCTGGGCATGACGCCCGCCGTGAGCAGCTTCTTCGGGCTGCCGCTGGACGTGCGGCACGTCACCCTCAGCGCCGGCACCCTCACCTACGCGGGAGCGGCGCTGGGTCCCGAGCGACTGCTGACGCCGGACTTCCTGTGGGCGGTGGTGGGGCTCATCATGGTGGGCGGCATCAACCTGGGCGTGAGCTTCGCGCTGGGCCTGGCCGCCGCGGTGCGGGCACGGGGCCTGGAGCCGGTCGGCATCCTGCAACTGGGCCGGGTGGTGCTCGCCGGAGGAATCCGCTCCCTCTCCGACTTCGTCCTCCCGCCCCAGCCCCTCCTGCCCGCGGGCCGCCCTGCTTCTCCTCTGGCAGTGCGCTCCGCGGCGCGGCTGCGCACCGCGCACCGCCCGAGGCAGGAGGACGCGGCCCGCCACTGA
- a CDS encoding fatty acid desaturase family protein, with translation MSALRAELGTSFEPEELTHFHKLERWGRACTLLGYATAWLVPNPLSALLIAQGSTTRWTMVAHHVTHRGYDRVSGVPARYTGRGFAVGWRRFVDWLDWIAPDAWRHEHNVLHHGRTGERVADPDLVEDTTGWLRDSRMPRWAKYLLVGIIACTWKLTYYAPNTFQEWRRSERRRAGGQKEADSRLIEAFNPLTVEGRAFWWTCVLPYAAVRFALLPLLFLPLGTWAALSVLINSVLAEVITNLQTFVLIAPNHAGDDLYRFDDRGTGRAEYYVRQVVGAANYRTGGDVVDFLHGGLNYQIEHHLWPDLTLRQYQWLQPRVKALCEKHGVPYVQEGVFRRVGKLLHIMVGKTSMRRMSSRQLSAG, from the coding sequence TTGTCGGCCCTTCGCGCCGAGCTGGGCACGTCCTTCGAGCCAGAGGAGCTGACCCACTTCCACAAGCTGGAGCGCTGGGGACGGGCCTGCACGCTGCTGGGCTACGCCACGGCGTGGCTCGTGCCCAACCCGCTGTCCGCGCTGCTGATAGCGCAGGGCAGCACGACGCGCTGGACGATGGTCGCGCACCACGTGACGCATCGAGGCTATGACCGCGTGAGCGGCGTGCCCGCGCGCTACACCGGACGCGGCTTCGCGGTGGGCTGGCGCCGCTTCGTGGACTGGCTCGACTGGATTGCCCCGGACGCCTGGCGGCACGAGCACAACGTCCTCCACCACGGCCGCACCGGAGAGCGGGTGGCCGACCCCGACCTGGTCGAGGACACCACCGGCTGGCTGCGCGACTCGCGCATGCCGCGCTGGGCGAAGTATCTGCTCGTGGGCATCATCGCCTGCACCTGGAAGCTCACGTACTACGCGCCCAACACCTTCCAGGAGTGGCGCCGCTCCGAGCGCCGTCGCGCGGGAGGCCAGAAAGAGGCCGACAGCCGCCTCATCGAGGCCTTCAACCCGCTCACCGTCGAAGGGCGGGCGTTCTGGTGGACGTGCGTGCTGCCCTATGCCGCCGTGCGCTTCGCGCTGCTGCCGCTGCTGTTCCTCCCCCTCGGGACCTGGGCCGCCCTCAGCGTCCTCATCAACAGCGTGCTGGCCGAGGTCATCACCAACCTCCAGACCTTCGTGCTGATTGCCCCCAACCACGCGGGCGATGACCTGTATCGCTTCGACGACCGAGGGACAGGGCGCGCGGAGTACTACGTGCGGCAGGTGGTGGGCGCGGCGAACTACCGCACGGGCGGTGACGTCGTGGACTTCCTCCACGGCGGGCTCAACTACCAGATTGAGCATCACCTCTGGCCGGACCTGACGCTGCGGCAGTACCAGTGGCTCCAGCCGCGCGTGAAGGCCCTCTGCGAGAAGCACGGCGTGCCGTACGTCCAGGAGGGCGTGTTCCGCCGCGTGGGCAAGCTCCTCCACATCATGGTCGGCAAGACGTCGATGCGGCGGATGTCCTCGCGCCAGCTATCCGCGGGCTGA